From the Bacillus sp. E(2018) genome, the window CCTTTTACACTCTCAACAATCGGACGATCCTCGTACAACGCATTTACGAGAGCTCCCCTTTCCCCGCTAAAAAAAGGATAAAAAATCGGTTTTTCTAAACCCTCCAGCTCAAAAATCATGCGTGATAGTAAAGAGTTTGCAACCTCATCAGCGCCTGGATAGATGGCTACTTTTTCAAAAAGTCCCTTCTGAAGAACCTCCATAGAAAGCTTCTCTTGCTCTAAAATATTCAATCCATATTCCGAAGTATCGTCCTGTGGAAAAACAAGACGATCTAGCCAGCCTTCTTCAACACCTTGAAGAAGAGCAAGATTAATTCGGAAATTCTTCTCTCTTGTTTCTTTGTAATCTTTTAATATATGAGTTGGTATCGTTTTCTCCATTTCTCTTATTGCGTGTAATGCTTCTTCTGCTTCTTTCTTTTCATACCTATGATAATGGAACGAATAGGCATAGATCTCTTTGCCGTATTCAGACCAATACGGTTTTTCCTCTTCACTCACATAATTGTTTGAAATACGCATTGTGGCACTGAATGCCATTACTGGTTTTTCAGGGAACTTCTCTTTCAAATCCTTCAATGACTTTAAACGGTTGTTTAAAACTTCATACGAATCGAGGCTGATTCTTGATGGTACAAGACCACCGTAACAAAGCATGTCTGTTGAGATAACAAAGCCATCAACCTGTTGAGCGACACTTCCTAGCCATTCACTCACTTTCTGCATGTTACCAGGCGTTTTTAAGAAACCGAGAATATCTTTTGGCGGGACGAGAACCTCCCAACCCCCGATTTTAGCGATCTCACCTGGTAAATCCCGAGTAACCGGCCGAGCATCTACAGGAACTAAGGCTATCCTTCTGTTCATTACAACCACTCCTTTTACATGCACAAAATGTAGGTCAAAGAAAAAACGGCATTCTCATGAATGTCCGTCTATGTTAGTTCATTCGCTTCCTTATTTAATGAGTAATATTTCTTCTCTATCGTTTTAAAAACTTTTTGTCCGATGTAGGTTAAGAACATGGCAATCGTGCTGCCACCTACCAAGATTAACAGTCCCGAAAATAGTAAATACAAAGTAATCAGCATTCCTGTTCCAACCCATGCGATGAATCCATAATGCAAATGAGACAGACAGATGAACGTGCTTTTCTTCATTCCCTCCCATACACCAACCTCAAAGTGTGCATATACGGGAAACAGAAAACAGGCGAATATACTTAAACAAAAACTGATTACTAAAATGAGGAAAACGATCGAACTTAGTGATGGATGATCAATAAAAAAGCGATAATCAACGTATAAAATAACAGACGTGATCAGAAGCATCGCTCCCACGGCTGTACCTTTCCAAAATTGTTGGAGGAAGTTTTTCTTAAACGTTTGAAAAAGAGGAACATCTCCTCCATTAATTACGAGTTGTCTTGTCACTGAAAACATGGCCATCGTGGACGGAATGAGTCCGAAGGCGATCAACCCTATAAGTGAAAAAAGTACCCAGTAGAATTGAATCAATACGAGCTTTAACAGCCAATCACAAAGCACATTAATTCTTTCCATGACACCGTTCAAGAAGTTCCCTCCTCTCTCCTATCCTTTTACCGCACTAGAGTATGCACTTTTAAT encodes:
- a CDS encoding DUF624 domain-containing protein, whose amino-acid sequence is MNGVMERINVLCDWLLKLVLIQFYWVLFSLIGLIAFGLIPSTMAMFSVTRQLVINGGDVPLFQTFKKNFLQQFWKGTAVGAMLLITSVILYVDYRFFIDHPSLSSIVFLILVISFCLSIFACFLFPVYAHFEVGVWEGMKKSTFICLSHLHYGFIAWVGTGMLITLYLLFSGLLILVGGSTIAMFLTYIGQKVFKTIEKKYYSLNKEANELT
- a CDS encoding DUF4127 family protein, giving the protein MNRRIALVPVDARPVTRDLPGEIAKIGGWEVLVPPKDILGFLKTPGNMQKVSEWLGSVAQQVDGFVISTDMLCYGGLVPSRISLDSYEVLNNRLKSLKDLKEKFPEKPVMAFSATMRISNNYVSEEEKPYWSEYGKEIYAYSFHYHRYEKKEAEEALHAIREMEKTIPTHILKDYKETREKNFRINLALLQGVEEGWLDRLVFPQDDTSEYGLNILEQEKLSMEVLQKGLFEKVAIYPGADEVANSLLSRMIFELEGLEKPIFYPFFSGERGALVNALYEDRPIVESVKGQVYAFGSFIEVVASEADVLLAVNVPGKRQGDLAMQFQLGEVNTSDRNIGEWVHRIKHYLKKGHLVAVADVAYANGADPAMVPQLLASMDIQNLSGFAAWNTAGNTIGTVVAQAAMAHLARKKGLVTTSVKENQLVYRLLEDYVYQTIVRQQVRKEVNDDAPDLLERVKEKFIKETSLFLNKLLKEADYEGVVDQVFLPWNRTFEVGFELELKKRVKREFLQEADESVDQTS